One Pristiophorus japonicus isolate sPriJap1 chromosome 19, sPriJap1.hap1, whole genome shotgun sequence genomic window carries:
- the LOC139230148 gene encoding probable G-protein coupled receptor 139, which translates to MAMSDLLVLTFHVLLQKIFTHHFPYSFLSYTAICPSLVYLRIVTLDYSVWLTVSFTFDRFVSICCQQLKLRYCTERTAAVIIVSMCALSCLKYIPFHFMYEPQFIIDKVQWGCRAKAVFFTSAGWVSFSWICSLSLSLLPFFLVLLLNGLTVRHILAASRVRRVLKGLNNGQKKSDGEMENRQKSIVLLFAVSGSYILLWMTATVTFMCTRLAVNVLDQNHTSPAYIANDVGSLLMLMSSCANTCIYGMTQSKFREEVKNAVKYLLTRVVKLVKFNRSTAHISK; encoded by the coding sequence ATGGCAATGTCCGACCTACTGGTGCTGACCTTTCATGTACTGCTGCAAAAAATCTTTACTCATCATTTCCCTTATTCATTCCTGTCCTACACTGCAATCTGTCCGTCATTGGTTTACCTGAGAATCGTTACTCTGGATTACTCCGTCTGGTTAACAGTGTCATTCACCTTCGACCGCTTCGTCAGCATTTGCTGTCAGCAGTTGAAGCTCAGATATTGCACGGAGAGAACTGCGGCCGTGATTATTGTTTCCATGTGCGCACTGAGCTGTTTAAAGTACATTCCCTTTCACTTCATGTATGAGCCCCAGTTTATTATTGACAAGGTGCAGTGGGGCTGTCGGGCCAAAGCGGTCTTCTTTACTTCTGCTGGGTGGGTGTCTTTCTCCTGGatttgcagtctctctctctcactgctgccATTCTTTCTCGTCTTGCTGCTGAATGGCCTCACGGTCAGACACATCCTAGCAGCCAGCAGGGTCCGCAGGGTTCTGAAGGGACTGAACAACGGGCAGAAAAAGAGTGACGGAGAGATGGAAAATCGGCAGAAATCCATCGTCTTGCTCTTCGCTGTGTCCGGTAGTTATATACTATTGTGGATGACGGCAACGGTGACTTTCATGTGCACTCGACTCGCAGTCAATGTGTTGGACCAGAATCACACAAGCCCTGCATACATCGCCAATGATGTTGGAAGTCTGCTGATGCTCATGAGCTCCTGtgcaaacacgtgtatttatgggATGACCCAAAGTAAGTTCAGAGAGGAAGTGAAGAACGCGGTTAAATATCTGCTAACTCGAGTTGTTAAATTAGTGAAATTTAATCGGAGTACAGCTCATATCTCAAAATAA